The following proteins come from a genomic window of Streptococcus oralis:
- a CDS encoding ATP-dependent RecD-like DNA helicase, translating to MEVYFSGTIERIIFENVSNFYRILLLDIEDTNAEDFDDFEIIVTGTMADVIEGEDYTFWGQIVQHSKYGEQLQISRYERAKPTSKGLVKYFSSSHFKGIGLKTAQKIVDTYGENTIDEILEHPEKLESIAGLSAKNREAFVSTLRLNYGTEMVLAKLANYGIPNKLAFQIQDFYKEETLDVVENYPYQLVEDIKGLGFTIADQLAAELGIESQAPERFRAGLVHSLFQGCMDTGDTYMEARDLLEQTLTLLEFSRPVELDPSQVAQELAHLIEEDKIQQVDTKIFDNSLFFAEEGIRSHLVRILEKEKQKNQDLETIQKHIASVEKELGIQYDSIQKQAICDAIQNKVFILTGGPGTGKTTVINGIIAVYALLEGLDLRKKSNLPILLAAPTGRAARRMNELTGLPSATIHRHLGMTGDDDTSHLEDYLDADFIIVDEFSMVDTWLANQLFSNISSNSKILIVGDSDQLPSVSPGQVLADLLQIPLIPQSRLEKIYRQSEESTIVTLASQIRQGILPADFTQKKADRSYFEIASGHIPATIEKILGAALRSGIPARDIQVLAPMYRGTAGIDAINQLMQDLLNPQQKGQVSFEATQCHYRTGDKVIHLVNDAEVNVFNGDLGYITDLIPGKYTESKQDEIVIDFDGNEVIYPRNEWYKIRLAYAMSIHKSQGSEFPVVILPITSVSKRMLERNLIYTAITRAKSKLILLGELQAFDYAVKHIGTARKTYLIERFSDLIENNIEESKQTFSETATASDSEQSYILTEENWSSIPAMIGFTDADLKEIFGK from the coding sequence TTGGGGGCAAATCGTTCAGCACTCCAAGTATGGTGAACAGCTACAGATCAGCCGTTATGAGCGAGCAAAACCCACTAGTAAAGGCTTGGTCAAGTATTTCTCCAGCAGCCATTTTAAGGGGATTGGACTCAAAACAGCTCAGAAAATCGTGGATACCTATGGCGAAAATACTATTGACGAAATTCTGGAGCACCCTGAGAAGCTGGAAAGCATTGCTGGACTCTCTGCCAAAAACCGTGAGGCTTTTGTTTCCACCCTCCGTCTTAACTATGGGACAGAGATGGTTTTGGCTAAACTTGCCAACTACGGCATTCCCAATAAACTAGCCTTTCAGATTCAAGACTTTTACAAGGAGGAAACTCTTGATGTGGTTGAAAATTATCCCTACCAGCTGGTCGAGGATATCAAAGGCTTGGGTTTTACCATCGCCGACCAATTAGCTGCCGAACTAGGCATCGAAAGTCAAGCTCCTGAACGCTTCCGTGCTGGCCTTGTCCACAGTCTCTTTCAAGGTTGTATGGATACGGGCGATACCTATATGGAGGCTCGAGATTTGCTGGAACAGACACTTACTCTCCTCGAGTTTTCCCGTCCCGTGGAACTCGATCCCAGCCAAGTAGCTCAGGAATTAGCTCATTTGATCGAAGAAGATAAAATCCAACAGGTGGATACCAAAATCTTTGATAACAGTCTCTTTTTCGCTGAAGAAGGCATTCGCAGTCACTTGGTTCGTATCCTTGAAAAAGAAAAGCAGAAAAATCAGGATTTGGAAACCATTCAAAAGCATATCGCTAGCGTTGAGAAAGAACTGGGTATCCAATACGATAGCATCCAAAAACAGGCTATCTGCGACGCTATCCAGAACAAGGTCTTTATCCTGACAGGTGGGCCTGGTACAGGTAAAACCACTGTTATCAATGGGATTATCGCTGTCTATGCCCTTTTAGAAGGACTTGACCTCAGGAAGAAAAGCAACTTACCTATCCTTCTAGCAGCTCCAACTGGTCGAGCCGCTCGGCGCATGAATGAATTGACAGGTTTGCCTAGCGCTACTATACACCGTCATTTGGGGATGACGGGAGACGATGATACAAGTCATCTGGAAGATTATCTGGATGCCGACTTTATTATCGTGGATGAGTTTTCTATGGTGGACACTTGGCTAGCCAACCAACTTTTCTCCAACATCTCCTCTAACAGCAAAATTCTCATCGTGGGTGATAGCGACCAGTTGCCTTCTGTTAGTCCTGGACAAGTCCTGGCTGATCTGCTCCAGATACCCCTGATTCCCCAGAGTCGCTTGGAAAAAATTTATCGTCAGAGTGAAGAATCAACTATCGTCACCTTGGCTAGTCAGATTCGACAAGGCATCTTGCCAGCTGACTTTACCCAGAAAAAAGCTGACCGTTCCTACTTTGAAATCGCTAGTGGCCATATCCCAGCTACGATTGAGAAAATTCTTGGTGCTGCCCTCAGAAGTGGCATTCCGGCTCGTGATATTCAGGTGCTAGCGCCCATGTATCGAGGAACTGCTGGTATTGACGCCATCAACCAGCTCATGCAAGACCTGCTCAATCCTCAGCAAAAGGGGCAAGTTAGCTTTGAAGCAACTCAGTGTCACTATCGAACAGGAGACAAGGTCATTCACCTAGTCAACGACGCTGAAGTTAATGTCTTTAACGGAGATCTAGGCTACATCACAGACCTGATTCCTGGAAAATACACCGAGTCCAAACAAGACGAGATTGTCATTGATTTTGATGGCAATGAGGTCATCTATCCACGCAACGAATGGTACAAGATTCGACTAGCCTATGCCATGAGCATCCATAAGTCTCAGGGAAGTGAGTTTCCTGTTGTCATCCTGCCCATCACCAGTGTTAGCAAGCGCATGCTGGAGCGAAATCTCATCTACACAGCCATTACACGCGCCAAAAGCAAACTTATCTTACTAGGTGAATTACAGGCTTTCGACTATGCAGTCAAGCACATCGGAACTGCCCGCAAGACCTATCTGATTGAACGCTTCAGTGATTTAATTGAAAATAATATTGAAGAAAGTAAACAAACCTTCTCTGAAACTGCCACAGCAAGTGACTCTGAACAATCCTACATCCTCACCGAGGAAAACTGGTCTAGTATTCCCGCTATGATTGGGTTTACAGATGCAGATCTCAAAGAGATTTTTGGAAAATAG
- the tig gene encoding trigger factor gives MSVSFENKETNRGVLTFTISQDQIKPELDRVFNSVKKTLNVPGFRKGHLPRPIFDQKFGEEALYQDAMNALLPNAYEAAVKEAGLEVVAQPKIDVTSMEKGQDWVITAEVVTKPEVKLGDYKNLEVSVDVEKEVTDADVEERIERERNNLAELVIKEAAAENGDTVVIDFVGSIDGVEFDGGKGENFSLGLGSGQFIPGFEDQLVGHSAGETVDVVVTFPEDYQAEDLAGKEAKFVTTIHEVKAKEVPALDDELAKDIDEEVETLDELKEKYRKELTAAKEEAYKDAVEGAAIDKAVENAEIVELPEEMIHEEVHRSVNEFLGNLQRQGINPDMYFQITGTTQEDLHKQYEAEAESRTKTNLVIEAVAKAEGFDASEEEIQKEIEQLAADYNMEVAQVQNLLSADMLKHDIAIKKAVELITSTATVK, from the coding sequence ATGTCTGTATCATTTGAAAACAAAGAAACAAACCGTGGTGTCTTGACTTTCACAATCTCTCAAGACCAAATCAAACCAGAATTGGACCGTGTATTTAACTCAGTAAAGAAAACTCTTAACGTTCCAGGTTTCCGTAAAGGTCACCTTCCACGCCCTATCTTCGACCAAAAATTTGGTGAAGAAGCTCTTTATCAAGATGCAATGAACGCACTTTTGCCAAACGCTTATGAAGCTGCAGTAAAAGAAGCTGGTCTTGAAGTGGTTGCGCAACCAAAAATTGACGTAACTTCAATGGAAAAAGGTCAAGACTGGGTCATCACTGCTGAAGTCGTGACAAAACCTGAAGTAAAATTAGGTGACTACAAAAACCTTGAAGTATCAGTAGATGTAGAAAAAGAAGTTACAGACGCTGACGTTGAAGAACGTATCGAGCGCGAACGCAACAACTTGGCCGAATTGGTTATCAAAGAAGCTGCTGCTGAAAATGGCGACACTGTTGTGATTGACTTCGTAGGTTCTATCGACGGTGTTGAATTTGACGGTGGAAAAGGTGAAAACTTCTCACTTGGACTTGGATCAGGTCAATTCATCCCTGGTTTCGAAGACCAATTGGTAGGTCACTCAGCTGGTGAAACTGTTGATGTTGTTGTAACATTCCCAGAAGACTACCAAGCAGAAGATCTTGCAGGTAAAGAAGCTAAATTCGTAACAACTATCCACGAAGTAAAAGCTAAAGAAGTTCCAGCTCTTGATGATGAACTTGCAAAAGATATCGACGAAGAAGTTGAAACTCTTGACGAATTGAAAGAAAAATACCGCAAAGAATTGACTGCTGCGAAAGAAGAAGCATACAAAGATGCCGTTGAAGGTGCAGCAATCGATAAAGCTGTAGAAAATGCTGAAATCGTAGAACTTCCAGAAGAAATGATCCACGAAGAAGTTCACCGTTCAGTAAATGAATTCCTTGGAAACTTACAACGTCAAGGTATCAACCCTGACATGTACTTCCAAATCACAGGAACTACTCAAGAAGACCTTCACAAACAATACGAAGCAGAAGCTGAGTCACGTACGAAGACTAACCTTGTTATCGAAGCAGTTGCCAAAGCTGAAGGATTTGACGCTTCAGAAGAAGAAATCCAAAAAGAAATTGAGCAATTGGCAGCAGACTACAACATGGAAGTTGCACAAGTACAAAACTTGCTTTCAGCTGACATGTTGAAACACGATATCGCTATCAAAAAAGCTGTTGAATTGATTACAAGCACAGCAACAGTTAAATAA
- a CDS encoding DNA alkylation repair protein — MNLTDLLVELEAAKDPEKAGPMEAYMRHQFPFLGIAGPERNALYKKYFPEAKKTKIIDWDFVDICWEKEAREYQYVAANYLKAMQSYLTKDDLPKLERLVVTKSWWDTVDILDRVVGSLVADHPKLEEALLKWSLSDNIWLRRVAIDHQMLRKEKTNVQLMEKILVNNLDQTEFFINKALGWALRDYSKTNPEWVARFIEKNQKRMAELSIKEASKYL, encoded by the coding sequence ATGAATCTAACAGATTTACTTGTGGAGCTAGAAGCGGCAAAAGACCCTGAGAAAGCGGGCCCAATGGAAGCCTATATGCGCCATCAATTTCCCTTTCTAGGCATTGCAGGTCCTGAAAGAAATGCCCTCTATAAAAAGTATTTTCCAGAAGCGAAAAAAACAAAGATTATCGATTGGGATTTTGTAGATATCTGCTGGGAAAAGGAGGCTAGAGAATACCAATATGTAGCTGCCAACTACTTGAAAGCCATGCAGTCTTATCTAACGAAGGATGATTTGCCTAAGCTTGAGCGCCTGGTCGTGACCAAGTCCTGGTGGGACACGGTAGATATCCTAGATCGAGTAGTAGGGAGTTTGGTAGCCGATCATCCGAAACTCGAAGAAGCGCTTTTAAAATGGAGCCTATCAGACAATATCTGGCTGAGACGAGTCGCTATTGACCACCAGATGTTAAGAAAAGAGAAAACGAATGTCCAACTAATGGAAAAGATCCTGGTCAACAATCTGGACCAGACAGAATTTTTTATCAACAAAGCCCTCGGCTGGGCTCTAAGAGACTACTCTAAAACCAATCCCGAATGGGTAGCACGTTTTATTGAAAAAAATCAGAAGAGAATGGCTGAACTTAGTATCAAGGAAGCGAGCAAGTACCTCTAG
- a CDS encoding response regulator transcription factor has product MKILLVDDHEMVRLGLKSYFDLQEDVEVVGEAANGSQGIDLALELRPDVIVMDIVMPEMNGIDATLAILKEWPEAKILIVTSYLDNEKIMPVLNAGARGYMLKTSSADELLHAVRKVAAGELAIEQEVSKKVEYHRNHIELHEDLTARERDVLQLIAKGYENQRIADELFISLKTVKTHVSNILAKLEVSDRTQAAVYAFQHHLVRQEDF; this is encoded by the coding sequence ATGAAAATTTTACTGGTAGATGACCATGAAATGGTCCGATTGGGCTTGAAAAGCTACTTTGACCTCCAAGAGGATGTAGAAGTTGTGGGCGAGGCAGCCAATGGATCTCAAGGTATTGACTTGGCCTTGGAATTGCGTCCAGATGTTATTGTCATGGATATCGTCATGCCTGAGATGAATGGGATTGATGCAACCCTGGCTATTCTCAAAGAATGGCCTGAAGCCAAGATTTTGATTGTGACCTCTTACCTAGACAATGAAAAAATCATGCCTGTCTTAAACGCGGGTGCTAGGGGCTATATGCTCAAAACTTCAAGTGCGGATGAATTGCTGCACGCTGTTCGTAAGGTTGCCGCTGGTGAGCTTGCTATTGAACAAGAGGTCAGCAAGAAGGTCGAATACCACCGCAATCATATCGAACTTCATGAGGATCTGACTGCGCGTGAGCGAGATGTGCTTCAACTCATCGCTAAGGGCTATGAAAATCAGCGCATCGCAGATGAGCTCTTCATCTCCCTCAAGACGGTCAAGACCCATGTATCCAACATCCTAGCCAAGCTTGAGGTCAGCGATCGCACTCAGGCTGCAGTCTATGCCTTTCAGCACCACTTGGTCAGGCAGGAGGATTTTTAG
- a CDS encoding sensor histidine kinase yields MKKQSYLIIGLTSLLFILFLTNSLLDILNLDWSYLLQDIDKTEKFIFLILVFSLSMTFFFVLFWRVMEEISRRKMQVNLKRLLAGKEVVSFADLDLDASFKSLSGKLNLLTEAVQKAENQSLVKEEALIEKERKRIARDLHDTVSQELFAAHMILSGVSQQALKLDREKMQTQLQSVAAILETAQKDLRVLLLHLRPVELEEKSLVEGIQILLKELEDKSDLKVSLKQNVSKLPKKIEEHIFRILQELISNTLRHAQASCLDVYLYQTDVELQLKVVDNGIGFQLGSLDDLSYGLRNIKERVEDMAGTVQLLTAPKQGLAVDIRIPLLDKES; encoded by the coding sequence ATGAAAAAGCAATCTTATCTGATAATCGGCCTGACTTCTCTCCTTTTTATCCTCTTTTTAACCAATAGTCTGCTTGATATTTTAAATCTTGATTGGTCCTATTTGCTACAAGATATCGACAAAACAGAGAAATTCATCTTCTTGATCTTGGTCTTTAGCCTTTCCATGACCTTCTTTTTTGTTCTCTTTTGGCGCGTGATGGAAGAAATTTCTCGCAGAAAAATGCAGGTCAATCTCAAGCGCTTGTTAGCAGGAAAAGAGGTCGTTTCTTTTGCAGATCTAGACTTGGACGCCAGTTTTAAGTCCTTGTCTGGCAAGCTCAATCTCTTGACAGAAGCTGTTCAAAAGGCTGAAAATCAAAGCCTAGTCAAGGAAGAAGCACTCATCGAGAAAGAACGAAAGCGGATAGCACGTGACTTACACGATACAGTTAGTCAGGAGTTGTTTGCAGCCCATATGATTTTATCAGGTGTCAGTCAGCAGGCTTTGAAGCTTGATAGAGAAAAGATGCAGACCCAGTTGCAAAGTGTCGCGGCCATCCTAGAGACAGCCCAGAAAGATTTGCGAGTCTTGCTCCTACATTTGCGACCAGTTGAGTTGGAAGAGAAGAGTTTGGTTGAGGGGATTCAAATCCTCTTAAAAGAGCTTGAGGACAAGAGCGATCTCAAGGTCAGTCTCAAGCAAAATGTGTCTAAATTGCCTAAGAAGATTGAAGAACATATCTTCCGTATTTTGCAGGAGTTGATTAGCAATACCCTCCGCCATGCTCAGGCATCTTGCTTAGATGTCTACCTCTATCAGACAGATGTTGAATTGCAACTGAAGGTGGTGGACAATGGGATTGGCTTCCAGTTAGGGAGTTTAGATGACTTGAGTTACGGACTGCGAAACATCAAGGAGCGGGTTGAAGATATGGCAGGAACGGTTCAACTCTTGACAGCTCCAAAGCAAGGACTGGCGGTTGATATCCGTATCCCCCTGCTAGATAAGGAATCATAA
- the liaF gene encoding cell wall-active antibiotics response protein LiaF, which translates to MKKFQIFLFIEACLLTGALILMVSEHFSRFLLILFLFLLLLRYYTGKEGNNVFLLVATILFFFIVMLNPFVILAIFVAVIYSLFLLYPMMNQEREETDLVFEEVVTIKNERNPWFGNLHHFSSHQTCQFDDINLFRLMGKDTIHLERVILTNHDNVIILRKMVGTTRIIVPVDVEISLSVNCLYGDLTFLHQPKRSLRNEHYHQETRDYLKSNKSVKIFLTSMIGDVEVVRG; encoded by the coding sequence ATGAAAAAATTTCAAATCTTTTTATTTATTGAAGCCTGTCTGTTGACGGGAGCTCTGATTTTGATGGTATCAGAGCATTTTTCGCGTTTTCTGCTGATTCTGTTCCTCTTTTTACTCTTACTGCGCTATTATACAGGTAAAGAGGGAAATAACGTCTTTCTCCTTGTAGCGACCATTCTTTTCTTTTTCATCGTCATGCTTAATCCCTTTGTGATTCTAGCGATCTTTGTGGCAGTGATTTACAGTCTCTTTCTTCTCTATCCAATGATGAATCAAGAAAGAGAGGAGACCGACCTGGTCTTTGAAGAGGTGGTGACGATTAAAAATGAACGCAATCCTTGGTTTGGCAATCTCCATCATTTCTCTAGTCACCAGACCTGCCAGTTTGACGATATCAACCTCTTTCGCCTCATGGGCAAGGACACCATTCATCTAGAAAGAGTTATCCTAACCAATCATGACAATGTCATTATCCTTAGAAAAATGGTCGGAACGACTAGGATTATCGTACCTGTAGATGTGGAAATCAGCCTCAGTGTCAACTGTCTTTATGGAGATCTTACCTTCCTTCATCAACCTAAGAGATCCCTTCGTAATGAACACTATCATCAGGAAACCAGAGACTACCTCAAGAGTAACAAGAGCGTCAAAATTTTCCTAACCAGTATGATTGGAGATGTGGAGGTGGTTAGAGGATGA
- the fni gene encoding type 2 isopentenyl-diphosphate Delta-isomerase → MTTNRKDEHIRYALEQKSSYNSFDEVELIHSSLPLYDLDEIDLSTEFAGRKWDFPFYINAMTGGSDKGREINQKLAQVAEACGILFVTGSYSAALKDPTDASFSVKSSHPKLLLGTNIGLDKPVELGLQTVEVMNPLLLQVHVNVMQELLMPEGERKFRSWQSHLADYSKQIPAPIILKEVGFGMDVKTIERAYELGVRTVDLSGRGGTSFAYIENRRSGQRDYLNQWGQSTMQALLNAQEWKDKVELLVSGGVRNPLDMIKCMVFGAKAVGLSRTVLELVETYSVGEVISIIQGWKDDLRLIMCALNCATIADLQNVDYILYGKLKEANDQI, encoded by the coding sequence ATGACGACAAATCGTAAGGACGAGCATATCCGCTATGCCCTTGAGCAGAAAAGTTCCTATAATAGCTTTGATGAGGTGGAGTTAATTCATTCTTCCCTGCCTCTTTATGACCTGGATGAGATTGATTTGTCTACAGAGTTTGCAGGTCGAAAGTGGGACTTTCCTTTTTATATCAATGCCATGACAGGTGGGAGCGATAAGGGGAGAGAAATCAATCAAAAACTGGCTCAGGTGGCAGAAGCCTGTGGGATTTTATTTGTAACGGGCTCTTATAGCGCAGCTCTAAAAGATCCAACGGATGCCTCTTTTTCTGTCAAATCTAGCCATCCAAAGCTCCTCCTTGGAACCAATATTGGATTGGACAAGCCTGTTGAGTTGGGCCTTCAGACTGTAGAAGTGATGAATCCTCTTCTTCTGCAAGTGCATGTTAATGTCATGCAGGAATTACTCATGCCCGAGGGAGAAAGAAAGTTTCGAAGCTGGCAATCGCATCTGGCAGACTACAGCAAGCAAATCCCTGCTCCCATCATCTTGAAGGAAGTCGGCTTTGGAATGGATGTGAAGACCATCGAAAGAGCCTATGAACTGGGTGTTCGAACGGTTGACCTGTCGGGTCGTGGTGGTACTAGCTTTGCCTATATCGAAAATCGTCGCAGTGGCCAGCGTGATTACCTTAATCAATGGGGTCAGTCTACTATGCAAGCCCTCCTCAATGCTCAAGAATGGAAAGACAAGGTCGAACTTTTGGTTAGCGGAGGGGTTCGAAATCCTCTTGATATGATTAAGTGCATGGTATTTGGTGCCAAGGCTGTAGGACTGTCACGAACCGTTCTGGAATTGGTTGAAACCTACTCGGTCGGGGAAGTGATTAGCATCATCCAAGGCTGGAAAGACGATCTGCGTTTGATCATGTGTGCCCTTAACTGTGCCACCATAGCGGATTTGCAAAACGTAGACTATATTCTTTATGGCAAACTCAAAGAAGCAAATGATCAGATCTAA
- a CDS encoding phosphomevalonate kinase, giving the protein MIAVKTCGKLYWAGEYAILEPGQLALIKAIPIYMKAEITFSDRYRIYSDMFDFAVDLTPNPDYSLIQETIALVGGFLAVRGQTLRPFSLEIRGKMEREGKKFGLGSSGSVVVLVIKALLALYDITVDQELLFKLASAVLLKRGDNGSMGDLACIVAEDLVLYQSFDRQKVTAWLDEESLATVLERDWEFSISHVQPALECDFLVGWTKEVAVSSDMVKQIKQNIDQNFLSSSKATVSALVEALEQGNAEEVIKQVEVASQLLEGLSPDIYTPSLRQLKEASQDLRAVAKSSGAGGGDCGIALSFDVQSTETLKNRWADLGIELLYQERIGHDDKS; this is encoded by the coding sequence ATGATTGCTGTTAAAACTTGCGGGAAACTCTATTGGGCGGGTGAGTATGCTATTCTAGAGCCAGGGCAATTAGCCTTGATAAAGGCCATCCCCATCTATATGAAGGCTGAGATTACCTTTTCTGATCGCTACCGTATTTACTCAGATATGTTTGATTTCGCAGTGGACTTGACGCCAAATCCTGACTACAGCTTGATTCAAGAAACGATTGCTTTGGTGGGAGGCTTCCTTGCTGTTCGTGGTCAGACTTTGCGACCTTTTTCCTTGGAAATCCGTGGAAAAATGGAACGAGAAGGGAAAAAGTTTGGTCTAGGTTCTAGCGGTAGCGTCGTTGTCTTGGTGATCAAGGCCCTGCTGGCTCTATATGATATTACGGTTGATCAGGAACTCTTGTTCAAGCTGGCTAGCGCTGTCTTGCTCAAGCGAGGAGACAATGGTTCCATGGGAGACCTTGCCTGTATTGTGGCAGAAGATTTGGTTCTCTACCAGTCATTTGATCGCCAAAAGGTGACTGCTTGGTTGGACGAAGAAAGCTTGGCAACGGTTTTGGAGCGTGATTGGGAATTTTCCATCTCACACGTACAACCTGCTCTAGAATGTGATTTCCTAGTGGGATGGACCAAGGAAGTAGCTGTGTCTAGTGATATGGTCAAGCAAATCAAGCAAAACATAGACCAGAATTTTTTAAGTTCCTCAAAAGCAACGGTATCTGCTTTGGTAGAAGCCTTGGAGCAGGGGAATGCAGAAGAAGTCATCAAGCAAGTAGAAGTAGCCAGTCAACTTTTAGAAGGTTTGAGCCCAGATATTTACACGCCTTCACTGAGACAGTTGAAAGAAGCCAGTCAAGATTTACGGGCTGTTGCCAAGAGCAGTGGCGCTGGTGGTGGTGACTGTGGGATTGCCTTGAGTTTTGATGTGCAATCAACTGAAACCTTAAAAAACCGTTGGGCCGATCTGGGGATTGAGCTCTTATACCAAGAAAGGATAGGACATGACGACAAATCGTAA
- the mvaD gene encoding diphosphomevalonate decarboxylase, with amino-acid sequence MDREPVTVRSYANIAIIKYWGKKKEKEMVPATSSISLTLENMYTETTLSPLPKDATADAFYINGQLQNDAEHTKMSKIIDRYRPDGGGFVRIDTQNNMPTAAGLSSSSSGLSALVKACNAYFKLGLNRSQLAQEAKFASGSSSRSFYGPLGAWDKDSGEIYPVETDLKLAMIMLVLEDKKKPISSRDGMKLCVETSTTFDDWVRQSEKDYQDMLVYLKENDFAKVGELTEKNALAMHATTKTASPAFSYLTDASYEAMDFVRQLREQGEVCYFTMDAGPNVKVLCQEKDLDHLSEIFGQHFRLIVSKTKDLSQDDCC; translated from the coding sequence ATGGATCGAGAGCCTGTAACAGTACGTTCCTACGCAAATATTGCCATTATCAAATATTGGGGAAAGAAAAAAGAAAAAGAGATGGTTCCTGCTACTAGCAGCATCTCTCTGACGTTGGAAAACATGTACACAGAGACGACCTTGTCGCCTCTACCGAAGGATGCGACGGCTGATGCATTTTATATCAATGGTCAGTTACAAAATGATGCTGAACATACTAAGATGAGTAAGATTATTGACCGCTACCGTCCAGATGGTGGGGGCTTTGTCCGTATTGATACCCAAAACAATATGCCGACTGCGGCGGGCTTGTCCTCTAGTTCTAGTGGTTTGTCCGCCTTGGTCAAGGCTTGTAATGCTTATTTCAAGCTTGGTTTGAATCGGAGTCAGTTGGCGCAGGAGGCTAAGTTCGCTTCAGGTTCTTCCTCTCGTAGTTTTTATGGACCACTAGGTGCTTGGGATAAGGATAGTGGGGAGATTTACCCTGTAGAGACAGACTTGAAACTAGCTATGATCATGTTGGTGCTAGAGGATAAGAAAAAACCAATTTCTAGCCGTGATGGGATGAAACTTTGTGTGGAAACCTCGACGACTTTTGACGACTGGGTGCGTCAATCTGAGAAGGATTATCAGGATATGCTGGTCTATCTCAAGGAAAATGACTTTGCCAAGGTTGGTGAATTAACGGAGAAAAATGCCCTTGCTATGCACGCTACGACCAAAACAGCATCACCAGCCTTTTCTTATCTGACCGATGCAAGCTATGAAGCCATGGACTTTGTCCGCCAGCTTCGTGAGCAAGGAGAAGTCTGCTACTTTACCATGGATGCTGGTCCCAATGTCAAGGTTCTCTGTCAGGAGAAAGACTTGGATCATTTATCAGAAATCTTCGGTCAACATTTTCGCTTGATTGTGTCAAAAACAAAGGATTTGAGTCAAGATGATTGCTGTTAA
- the mvk gene encoding mevalonate kinase, producing MTNKVGVGQAHSKIILIGEHAVVYGYPAISLPLLEVEVTCKVVPAASPWRLYEEDTLSMAVYASLEYLEIKEACIRCVIDSAIPEKRGMGSSAAISIAAIRAVFDYYQADLPHDVLEILVNRAEMIAHMNPSGLDAKTCLSDQPIRFIKNVGFTELEMNLSAYLVIADTGVYGHTREAIQVVQSKGKDALPFLHALGELTQQAEDAIRRKDAEKLGQILSQAHLHLKEIGVSSPEADSLVETALSHGALGAKMSGGGLGGCIIALATNLTHAQELTKRLEEKGAVQTWIESL from the coding sequence ATGACAAACAAAGTTGGTGTCGGTCAGGCACATAGTAAGATAATTTTAATAGGGGAGCATGCGGTCGTTTACGGCTATCCTGCTATTTCCTTGCCTCTTTTGGAGGTGGAGGTGACATGTAAGGTTGTCCCTGCAGCGAGTCCTTGGCGTCTGTATGAAGAGGATACCTTGTCCATGGCAGTTTATGCCTCGCTAGAATATTTGGAGATTAAAGAGGCTTGCATTCGCTGTGTGATTGACTCGGCTATCCCTGAAAAACGGGGAATGGGTTCGTCAGCGGCTATCAGTATAGCGGCCATTCGTGCGGTATTTGACTACTATCAGGCCGATCTGCCTCATGATGTATTAGAAATCTTGGTCAATCGGGCTGAGATGATTGCCCATATGAATCCAAGCGGGTTGGATGCCAAGACCTGCCTCAGTGACCAACCCATTCGCTTTATCAAGAATGTTGGTTTTACAGAACTTGAGATGAACCTATCTGCCTATTTGGTCATTGCTGATACGGGCGTGTATGGCCACACTCGTGAAGCCATCCAAGTGGTTCAAAGCAAGGGGAAGGATGCCCTACCGTTTTTGCATGCCTTGGGAGAATTGACCCAGCAGGCAGAAGATGCGATTAGACGAAAAGATGCTGAAAAACTGGGACAAATCCTCAGTCAAGCGCATTTACATTTAAAAGAAATTGGTGTCAGCAGCCCTGAGGCAGACTCCCTCGTTGAAACGGCTCTTAGCCATGGTGCTCTAGGTGCCAAGATGAGTGGTGGTGGGCTAGGAGGCTGTATCATAGCCTTGGCAACCAATTTGACACACGCTCAAGAACTAACAAAACGATTAGAAGAGAAAGGAGCTGTTCAGACATGGATCGAGAGCCTGTAA